A region of Nostoc sp. 'Peltigera membranacea cyanobiont' N6 DNA encodes the following proteins:
- a CDS encoding cation:proton antiporter, whose amino-acid sequence MDVTELVKVSIILLIVATGVALLSRQLRIPYVVGLVLAGLPITELLSRPIGLNPTLVLNLFLPILLFEAGINTDVSRLRSTFKPIALLAGPGAVLSSGIIAVLLKFGLGLSWIPALFVGVILANTDTVSMIAVFKEIPVPSRLSTIVEGETLFNDAAALVMFNLVLQVYSTGSLTLLQGIEQPLFISLGGCLVGLVLGYLSIPVFARLDDPLSSLLLTVAVALGTFQIGDFLDVSGAVAVVVAGLIFGTFGLSGNTSASSRITLLSFWEYASFTVNTFIFLLIGVEIDLVTLWRTLPAILLAVLAYQVGRVLTVYPLLAGIRWIDRPIPLRWQHLLFLGNIKGSLSMALALSLPTTLPGREVLIAIVFGSVLVSLVGQGLSLPWVVKRLKLSKFSEIQQQVEELQAQLMTGKAAQDELDSLLKSGVLPKAVYEEMRSAYQVRIAGAEKILRELYNRRPDELDGKSRNSGKLDAIRRRLLLAEKGALNEAMRKRILSEEIVRGRIQTLDEQLLKLEDD is encoded by the coding sequence GTGGACGTTACAGAATTAGTCAAAGTTTCAATTATTCTTTTGATCGTTGCCACAGGTGTAGCTCTGCTGTCGCGACAGTTGCGAATCCCTTATGTTGTGGGTTTAGTATTAGCAGGTTTGCCCATCACTGAGCTATTATCTCGTCCGATTGGTTTAAATCCAACTCTTGTTTTAAATCTTTTCCTGCCAATTCTCCTGTTTGAAGCTGGAATCAATACAGATGTCAGTCGCCTACGCAGTACCTTTAAACCAATTGCCCTTCTAGCTGGGCCAGGGGCTGTTCTTTCCAGTGGTATTATTGCGGTCCTGTTGAAATTTGGATTGGGACTAAGTTGGATACCTGCCTTATTTGTAGGAGTAATTCTGGCAAACACTGATACAGTTTCTATGATTGCTGTCTTCAAGGAGATACCAGTACCCTCGCGGCTTTCCACCATCGTTGAAGGTGAAACCCTATTTAACGATGCTGCTGCCCTTGTTATGTTCAACCTAGTTTTGCAAGTATATTCGACAGGTTCACTCACGTTACTACAAGGAATCGAACAACCGCTATTTATCTCTCTAGGAGGCTGCCTCGTAGGGTTAGTCTTAGGCTACTTGAGCATACCTGTATTCGCCCGTTTGGACGATCCCCTTAGCAGTTTATTGCTGACGGTAGCAGTTGCATTAGGCACTTTTCAGATTGGAGATTTTCTAGATGTATCAGGTGCTGTAGCCGTAGTTGTAGCTGGATTAATTTTCGGGACTTTTGGTCTTTCTGGCAATACTTCTGCTTCTAGTCGCATTACCTTGTTGAGTTTCTGGGAATATGCCAGTTTTACTGTCAACACCTTTATTTTTCTATTGATTGGTGTAGAAATAGACTTGGTAACGCTCTGGAGGACTTTACCAGCAATTCTACTTGCAGTTTTGGCCTATCAAGTCGGGCGAGTTCTTACAGTCTATCCTTTGCTAGCAGGGATTCGTTGGATTGACCGCCCAATTCCTCTCCGCTGGCAACATTTACTGTTTTTAGGTAATATCAAAGGCTCACTCTCAATGGCTCTGGCATTGAGCTTACCCACTACATTACCAGGGCGAGAAGTCCTGATAGCTATAGTTTTCGGTAGTGTGTTGGTGTCGTTAGTAGGACAGGGTTTAAGTTTACCTTGGGTAGTAAAACGTTTAAAATTATCTAAATTTTCAGAAATTCAACAACAGGTTGAAGAATTGCAAGCCCAGTTGATGACAGGTAAAGCAGCACAAGATGAATTAGATAGCTTGTTGAAATCAGGGGTGTTGCCGAAAGCCGTTTATGAAGAGATGCGTTCAGCTTATCAGGTACGAATTGCAGGTGCAGAAAAGATACTGCGAGAACTTTATAATCGTCGTCCTGACGAGTTAGATGGCAAAAGTCGCAATAGTGGTAAACTTGATGCCATTCGCCGACGTTTACTGCTGGCAGAAAAAGGAGCGCTCAATGAGGCAATGCGGAAACGAATTCTCTCTGAAGAAATTGTGCGCGGACGGATACAAACTCTTGATGAACAATTGCTGAAACTAGAAGATGATTAA
- a CDS encoding peptidoglycan-binding domain-containing protein, which translates to MTEIGLMMTGVLTIRQAFGANLPQQQIVQMENDVNQSKQSELEITAQVTPPEFMQTDGISQASTSAIAVDKERILKKISKKNHFLASSNLGESKKSQFVSQVRTKATGRFQKFSSQPMPTLYFGSSGVAVRVLQRLLVANGYAVKVDGIYGALTETAVKAFQNQQNLGTDGVVGQRTWRALTI; encoded by the coding sequence ATGACTGAAATTGGCCTGATGATGACGGGCGTGTTAACAATAAGACAAGCATTTGGGGCCAATTTGCCACAGCAGCAAATAGTTCAGATGGAAAATGACGTAAACCAGTCAAAACAGAGTGAGTTAGAGATAACTGCTCAAGTTACACCACCTGAATTCATGCAGACAGATGGGATTTCCCAGGCTTCTACCTCAGCGATCGCAGTAGACAAAGAACGCATACTTAAGAAAATCAGCAAAAAGAATCACTTCCTAGCTTCTTCTAACTTAGGTGAGTCTAAGAAATCTCAGTTTGTCAGTCAAGTCCGTACAAAGGCTACAGGACGCTTCCAGAAGTTTAGTAGCCAACCGATGCCGACTCTTTATTTCGGTAGCTCTGGTGTTGCTGTGAGAGTTTTGCAACGGTTGTTAGTGGCTAACGGTTATGCCGTTAAAGTGGATGGGATTTATGGCGCACTGACAGAGACTGCTGTCAAAGCCTTTCAAAACCAGCAGAATTTAGGAACCGATGGAGTAGTTGGTCAAAGAACTTGGCGGGCATTGACAATTTAG
- a CDS encoding nitrilase-related carbon-nitrogen hydrolase has protein sequence MTTNPESYRALALQVTCHAVNQTSHRQEARSLMQNSINRIAQQIAASIAFIGFDCRLIVLPEYFLTGFPMGDSLSGWAEKACIEMAGAEYEALGKIAQKHKIFLAGNAYEVDPNFPGLYFQTCFILDPSGSIVLRYRRLNSLFAPTPHDVWDKYLDCYGLEGVFPVAKTAIGNLAALASEEILYPEVARCLAMRGAEIFVHSTSEVYNKSLTPKDAAKITRAVENMAYVVSANTAGIANIAIPIASADGGSKIIDHRGIVLAETGAGESMTAFAEIDLGALRRDRRRPGLHNLLARQRFELYADSYHQSHFYPPNTMLEGEIDRKHFLQTQQATIERLAKLGII, from the coding sequence ATGACAACTAATCCAGAATCCTACCGCGCCTTAGCCCTGCAAGTTACCTGTCATGCAGTCAATCAAACAAGCCATCGCCAAGAAGCGCGATCGCTTATGCAAAATTCCATCAACCGCATAGCTCAACAAATTGCTGCCAGTATCGCTTTCATTGGCTTTGATTGTCGTTTAATTGTACTGCCAGAATATTTTCTCACTGGTTTCCCAATGGGGGATTCTCTCTCAGGATGGGCAGAAAAAGCTTGTATAGAAATGGCTGGTGCTGAGTATGAGGCACTTGGTAAAATTGCCCAAAAGCATAAAATATTTTTAGCTGGGAACGCCTACGAAGTCGATCCCAACTTTCCCGGATTGTACTTCCAAACTTGCTTTATTCTTGACCCTTCCGGCTCAATCGTCTTGCGATATCGGCGGCTGAATTCTTTATTTGCTCCCACCCCCCATGATGTTTGGGATAAATATCTCGACTGCTATGGTTTAGAAGGAGTTTTCCCCGTAGCCAAAACTGCGATCGGTAATTTAGCAGCTTTAGCATCAGAAGAAATTTTATATCCAGAAGTGGCGCGGTGTTTAGCGATGCGAGGCGCAGAAATTTTTGTCCATTCCACCTCGGAAGTATACAACAAAAGCCTCACGCCCAAAGACGCTGCAAAAATCACTCGCGCTGTTGAAAATATGGCTTATGTAGTTTCAGCCAATACCGCAGGCATTGCTAATATTGCTATCCCCATAGCTTCTGCTGATGGTGGCTCTAAAATCATCGACCATCGCGGAATCGTTTTAGCCGAAACAGGTGCAGGCGAGAGCATGACAGCATTTGCAGAGATTGATTTAGGAGCATTACGCCGCGATCGCCGCCGACCTGGGTTACATAATTTACTTGCCCGCCAACGCTTTGAACTATATGCCGACAGTTATCACCAATCACACTTTTACCCCCCTAATACTATGCTGGAGGGAGAAATAGACCGCAAACACTTCCTCCAAACCCAGCAAGCCACTATTGAGCGGTTAGCCAAATTGGGAATAATTTGA
- a CDS encoding red chlorophyll catabolite reductase — MTQQPTDLDNKAVFEQLWGITKELHHKLEARFQLHPDPSVEDLQKYSSLDGNMKGSLTAFSGKEIDWLVHSWLGNPEKSNFSTMRLTTWLKSHIQVPHLAFEFGTLPNIFFYIDYIPRTELLTDLAYLDRYYEPVNQTFLKLQEDSRLKAFTSKSAYIRLFQSPVSLCYTSAPTLDTLELTRTVAHETLDRWLTWVDAAEPVPEDAREALASRDLELRRIGAERDPGNKFAAQMFGSELTDKLVRSLWGGDR, encoded by the coding sequence ATGACTCAGCAACCAACAGATTTAGACAATAAAGCTGTATTTGAGCAGTTGTGGGGAATTACAAAGGAACTGCACCACAAACTAGAGGCTCGTTTTCAATTACACCCAGACCCTTCTGTAGAAGATTTACAGAAATACAGCAGTCTTGATGGCAATATGAAGGGTTCGCTCACTGCTTTTTCAGGGAAAGAAATTGACTGGCTAGTGCATTCGTGGCTAGGAAACCCGGAAAAATCAAACTTTAGTACCATGCGTCTTACCACTTGGTTGAAATCGCATATCCAGGTTCCTCATTTGGCTTTTGAGTTTGGCACACTTCCGAATATTTTCTTTTATATAGATTACATTCCCCGAACTGAGCTTTTAACCGATTTGGCATATCTCGATCGCTACTATGAACCAGTTAACCAAACATTTTTGAAGTTGCAGGAAGATTCGCGCCTAAAGGCATTTACTAGCAAAAGCGCCTATATTCGCCTATTTCAATCGCCTGTCAGCTTGTGTTACACCAGCGCACCTACCTTGGATACCCTCGAATTGACTCGCACAGTTGCACATGAAACCCTCGATCGCTGGCTAACCTGGGTAGATGCGGCTGAACCAGTGCCAGAAGATGCACGGGAAGCTTTAGCATCTCGTGATTTGGAACTGCGCCGGATCGGTGCTGAACGCGATCCAGGTAATAAATTTGCCGCACAGATGTTTGGATCGGAATTGACAGATAAACTTGTCCGATCGCTCTGGGGTGGCGATCGCTAA
- the radC gene encoding RadC family protein, translated as MTYCLRIADLPTNERPRERLMTHGAKILATAELIAILLGTGQGPGKLSAVGLGQYILSELGKHQRDPLVVLREVSPAELMQISGVGPAKATSILAAIELGKRAFQSRPNDGTLIDSPLAAAATLSQDLMWQVQERFAVVLLDVKNRLLGTQVITIGTATETLASPRDIFREVIRQGATRVIVAHNHPSGNLEPSQEDIELTRQLLAGAQLLGIPVLDHLILGNGNHQSLRELTTLWDEHPQGD; from the coding sequence ATGACCTATTGCCTCAGAATTGCCGACCTACCTACAAATGAGCGTCCGCGTGAGCGATTAATGACGCATGGTGCAAAAATTTTAGCCACAGCGGAGTTAATCGCAATTCTTCTAGGCACTGGTCAAGGGCCGGGAAAACTATCTGCTGTGGGTTTGGGACAATATATCTTGAGCGAATTAGGCAAACACCAACGCGATCCTTTGGTAGTTCTGCGAGAAGTTAGCCCTGCTGAGTTAATGCAAATTTCTGGTGTTGGCCCGGCGAAGGCGACAAGCATTTTAGCAGCAATCGAATTGGGTAAACGGGCTTTTCAATCTCGCCCTAACGATGGCACATTAATTGATAGCCCACTTGCTGCTGCTGCTACCCTCAGTCAAGATTTGATGTGGCAGGTACAAGAACGTTTTGCAGTGGTGCTGTTAGATGTCAAGAATCGCTTATTGGGAACACAAGTAATTACCATTGGCACAGCAACCGAAACCCTAGCTTCTCCTCGTGATATTTTTCGGGAAGTTATTCGTCAAGGCGCAACGCGGGTAATAGTTGCCCACAATCACCCTTCTGGGAACCTTGAACCTAGCCAGGAAGATATAGAATTAACGCGCCAGTTGTTAGCAGGAGCGCAGCTTTTGGGGATTCCAGTACTAGATCATCTGATTTTGGGTAATGGCAATCATCAGAGTTTGCGGGAGCTAACAACGTTGTGGGACGAACATCCGCAAGGGGATTAA
- a CDS encoding aldehyde dehydrogenase family protein, producing MTKPIEVRNPRTGKFDYVIIPPPPKLLAQQCKRTRRAQISWQQLGLEGRIEALQQWKEAILSGRDRLTEALVNDTGRLSISVLEIDSFLSSIDRWCRLAPELLQDSAKNTAIPFIALQQTSVPYPLVGIISPWNFPLLLSTIDTIPALLAGCAVIVKPSEIAPRFVAPLTTALNAVPKLRDVLTFVEGAGAIGSILIDNVDLVCFTGSVATGRKVAEAAAKRFIPAFLELGGKDPAIVLESANLELATSAILWGSVVNTGQSCLSIERIYVAESIFEKFYHQLVAKAHRLQLAYPNVESGEIGPIIAQKQAAIISDHLLDAVQKGAVIHCGGVIEDLGGGWWCRPTVLTQVNHSMKVMTEETFGPIMPIMPFSTVEEAVSLANDSIYGLSAAVFASETEALEIAQQIDAGAISINDAALTAIMHEGEKNAFKFSGMGGSRMGAAALKRFMRKKAILIKTNASNDPWWFDNES from the coding sequence ATGACAAAACCAATAGAAGTCCGCAATCCCCGAACAGGCAAATTTGACTATGTAATTATCCCGCCACCCCCAAAGTTGCTGGCACAGCAATGTAAGCGCACTCGCAGGGCGCAAATTAGCTGGCAACAACTGGGTTTAGAGGGGAGAATAGAAGCTTTACAGCAGTGGAAGGAAGCGATATTATCTGGGCGCGATCGCTTAACTGAAGCCTTGGTAAATGATACGGGAAGATTGTCAATCTCAGTATTAGAAATAGACTCCTTCCTCTCTAGCATCGATCGCTGGTGTAGGTTAGCACCAGAATTGCTGCAAGACTCTGCAAAAAATACAGCAATTCCATTTATCGCCTTGCAACAAACATCTGTTCCTTATCCCCTAGTTGGGATAATTAGCCCGTGGAATTTTCCACTGTTGCTGTCAACCATTGATACTATTCCAGCATTGCTGGCGGGTTGTGCCGTTATTGTCAAACCGAGTGAAATTGCTCCTCGTTTTGTTGCACCACTGACAACAGCACTCAACGCCGTTCCCAAATTGCGCGATGTCTTAACTTTTGTTGAAGGAGCAGGCGCAATCGGCTCTATTTTGATTGACAATGTAGACTTAGTGTGCTTTACAGGTAGTGTAGCCACAGGACGAAAAGTTGCAGAAGCGGCTGCGAAACGGTTTATTCCGGCTTTTTTGGAATTAGGAGGAAAAGATCCTGCGATCGTTTTAGAATCAGCCAATTTAGAATTAGCAACCTCAGCAATCTTGTGGGGTTCCGTCGTCAACACCGGACAGTCGTGCTTATCAATTGAGCGGATTTACGTTGCTGAATCCATATTTGAAAAGTTTTACCATCAATTAGTAGCCAAAGCCCATCGCCTCCAGCTAGCCTACCCCAACGTTGAAAGCGGAGAAATTGGCCCCATCATCGCCCAAAAACAAGCAGCAATCATTAGCGATCATCTCCTAGATGCAGTGCAAAAGGGAGCAGTAATTCACTGCGGCGGTGTAATTGAAGACTTAGGTGGGGGTTGGTGGTGTCGTCCAACAGTTCTCACCCAGGTTAATCATTCCATGAAAGTGATGACCGAAGAGACTTTCGGCCCCATTATGCCAATAATGCCTTTTTCCACAGTTGAAGAAGCGGTATCTTTGGCAAACGATTCAATTTATGGATTGAGTGCTGCTGTCTTTGCCTCAGAAACTGAAGCCTTAGAAATTGCCCAGCAGATAGATGCAGGTGCTATTAGTATCAACGATGCAGCACTCACTGCCATCATGCACGAGGGAGAGAAAAACGCCTTCAAATTTTCCGGTATGGGAGGATCGCGCATGGGTGCAGCAGCGCTGAAACGATTCATGCGAAAAAAAGCTATTTTAATTAAAACCAACGCGAGTAATGACCCTTGGTGGTTTGATAATGAATCATAA
- a CDS encoding sucrose synthase, which produces MSELLQAVLDSEEKSDLRSFISELRQQEKKYLLRNDILNVYSEYCSKSQKPEDFYTNSELGKLIYYTQEIIQEDSKFCFIIRSKIASQEVYWLTSDLSIEPMTVEDLLDLRDRLVNKFHPNEGGLLELDFGPFYDYTPIIRDPKNIGKGVQFLNRYLSSKIFQDSKELLDSLLNFLRLHHYNGVQLLVNDRIQSQQELSEQVKKAISFVNNRPDDEPYEQFRFQLQTMGFEPGWGNTAARVRETLNILDELIDSADPQTLEAFISRVPMIFRIVLVSAHGWFGQEGVLGRPDTGGQVVYVLDQAKSLEKQLQEDVFLAGLEGLNVKPKVIILTRLIPNSDGTLCNQRLEKVYDTENAWILRVPLREFNPNMTQNWISRFEFWPYLETFAIDSERELRAEFHGTPDLIVGNYTDGNLVAFLLARRLKVTQCNVAHALEKSKYLFSNLYWQELEDKYHFSLQFTADLIAMNAANFVISSTYQEIVGTPDSVGQYESYKCFTMPELYHVTNGIELFSPKFNVVPPGVNENNYFPYTQTKDRVESDRQRLAEILFTLEDPAQIFGKLDDPNKRPLFSMARLDRIKNLTGLAECFGQSKELQEHCNLILVAGKLRVEESGDNEERDEIIKLYQIIDQYNLHGKIRWLGVRLTKTDSGEIYRVIADRQGIFVQPALFEAFGLTILEAMVSGLPTFATQFGGPLEIIQDKVNGFYINPTNLEETATKIVDFITKCQQNPNYWNEISQRGIDRVYSTYTWKIHTTKLLSLAKIYGFWNFTSKENREDLLRYIEALFYLIYKPRAQQLLEQHKYR; this is translated from the coding sequence ATGTCTGAATTGCTTCAAGCAGTCTTAGATAGTGAAGAAAAAAGTGATTTGCGTTCCTTTATAAGTGAATTACGCCAACAAGAAAAGAAGTATTTGCTGCGGAATGACATCCTCAATGTATATAGTGAGTATTGCTCAAAGTCCCAGAAACCAGAGGATTTTTACACTAACTCTGAGTTAGGCAAACTGATTTACTATACTCAAGAAATTATTCAGGAGGACTCAAAATTCTGTTTCATCATCCGTTCTAAGATTGCCAGCCAAGAAGTTTATTGGTTGACATCAGACTTGAGCATTGAGCCGATGACGGTAGAGGATTTGTTGGATTTGCGCGATCGCTTGGTGAACAAATTTCATCCTAACGAGGGCGGCCTGCTAGAATTGGACTTCGGCCCATTTTATGACTACACCCCAATCATCCGCGACCCCAAAAATATTGGTAAGGGAGTACAATTTCTCAACCGCTATCTATCTAGCAAAATATTTCAAGACTCTAAAGAGTTGCTGGACAGCCTATTAAATTTCTTGCGCCTGCACCACTACAATGGTGTTCAACTGCTGGTCAACGATCGCATTCAATCACAGCAGGAACTTTCCGAGCAAGTTAAAAAAGCTATCAGTTTTGTTAATAATCGCCCCGATGATGAACCCTACGAACAATTCCGGTTCCAATTGCAAACAATGGGTTTTGAGCCGGGTTGGGGTAACACCGCAGCACGGGTGCGGGAAACCCTAAATATTCTTGATGAATTGATTGATTCTGCCGATCCCCAGACCCTAGAAGCCTTCATTTCTCGTGTGCCGATGATTTTTAGAATCGTCTTAGTGTCAGCCCACGGTTGGTTTGGGCAAGAGGGAGTGTTGGGTCGTCCCGATACAGGGGGTCAGGTAGTTTACGTCCTTGACCAGGCCAAGAGTCTAGAGAAGCAGCTACAAGAAGATGTTTTCCTAGCTGGTCTAGAAGGATTAAATGTCAAGCCAAAGGTAATTATTCTCACCCGTTTGATTCCCAATAGTGATGGCACTCTATGTAATCAACGACTGGAAAAAGTTTATGATACTGAAAACGCTTGGATTTTGCGAGTCCCTTTACGGGAATTTAATCCCAACATGACTCAAAACTGGATTTCTCGGTTTGAGTTTTGGCCTTATCTAGAAACTTTCGCCATTGACTCAGAAAGAGAACTACGGGCAGAATTTCACGGCACACCTGACTTAATCGTTGGCAACTATACTGATGGGAATTTAGTGGCATTCTTGCTGGCGCGGCGTTTGAAAGTTACCCAATGCAATGTTGCTCATGCTTTGGAAAAATCTAAATACTTGTTCAGTAACCTCTATTGGCAAGAATTGGAAGATAAATATCATTTTTCCTTGCAATTCACTGCTGACTTGATTGCGATGAATGCTGCCAATTTTGTAATCAGCAGTACTTATCAAGAAATTGTCGGGACACCGGATAGTGTGGGACAGTACGAGTCTTACAAGTGCTTCACCATGCCGGAGTTGTACCATGTTACCAATGGCATTGAATTATTTAGCCCCAAATTTAACGTCGTACCGCCGGGAGTAAACGAGAATAATTACTTCCCCTACACTCAGACTAAAGATCGAGTAGAGAGCGATCGCCAACGCCTTGCAGAAATACTCTTTACTCTGGAAGACCCCGCGCAAATATTTGGCAAACTCGACGATCCTAACAAGCGTCCTCTCTTCTCAATGGCGCGTCTCGATCGCATCAAAAATCTCACCGGTTTAGCTGAATGCTTTGGTCAAAGTAAAGAATTACAGGAGCATTGCAACTTAATTTTGGTGGCGGGTAAGTTGCGCGTCGAAGAATCGGGCGACAACGAAGAACGTGACGAAATTATCAAACTCTACCAGATAATTGACCAGTACAATCTCCACGGAAAGATTCGTTGGTTGGGTGTGCGCCTGACTAAAACTGATTCTGGTGAAATTTACCGAGTCATTGCCGATCGTCAGGGAATTTTTGTCCAACCAGCTTTATTTGAAGCTTTTGGTTTGACAATTTTAGAGGCGATGGTTTCAGGATTACCGACTTTTGCTACACAATTTGGCGGGCCACTAGAAATTATTCAAGATAAGGTTAATGGCTTTTACATTAATCCCACAAATTTAGAAGAAACAGCCACAAAAATTGTGGATTTTATCACTAAATGCCAACAGAATCCTAACTATTGGAATGAAATTTCGCAGCGAGGAATTGACCGAGTATACAGCACATACACTTGGAAAATTCATACTACCAAGCTGTTATCCCTAGCAAAGATTTATGGCTTCTGGAACTTTACCTCGAAGGAAAATCGGGAAGATTTGCTACGTTATATCGAGGCTTTGTTCTATTTAATTTATAAGCCAAGAGCGCAACAGCTATTAGAACAGCACAAGTACCGATAA